GGGCCGGCCGGCTCGGTGGGGTGCTGCGGGGCGCTCATGGCGGTCCTCCAGTCGGTGCGGGCGTCCGGGTCCTCCCCGGGAGTCGGTGGCCGGCGCGGGCGCCCGCAGCGGGCACCGCGCGCGCCGGGTCAGCGGCGCTTGCGCTTGCCGCGGTTGGCCGGGCCCGGGCTGCCACGGCCGGCCGTCCCGCGTGGCCGCCCGTTGGCGGCCCGCGCGGCCGGTGACGCGCCGTTGGCACTGGCGGCGGTGGCCCCGGAGGGTGCCGGCGCGTCCGCGGGACCGTCGGTCGGCGTGCCGGCCGTCGTGTCGCCGCCCGTGCCGGCCGTCGCACCGCCGTTCGTGCCGGCCGTCGCGTCGCCGGAGGGGTCGACGGTCGAGGCCGGGGCGGCGGTCCGGCCGGCCTTCGGGCGGACCGGCTTGGCGCCGGGCTTGGGCGCGAGGGTCTTCGGGTCGACGGGCGGCTTCAGCGTCCCGTCCTTCAGCCCTTTGGCCTTGGCGGCGTCGGAGCCGGGCGGCGGCATCTTGCGCAGGATGAAGAACTGCTGGCCCAGCGTCCACAGGTTGTTGGTGAACCAGTAGAGCAGCACGCCGATGGGGAAGAAGAAGCCGGAGACGAACAGGCTCAGCGGCATGACGTAGAGCAGCAGCTTCTGCACCATCGCGGCCTGGCCCTCGACCGGGCCCGAGCGCGACATGATCTGCTTCTGCGTGACGTAGGTGGTCAGGCTCATGACCAGGATGAGCAGGAACCCGACGATCCGGATCGGCCCGTAGCCGCCGGTGATCGCGAGGATGGCGTCTTCCTTGGCGCCGCTCATGACGAACGACGAGGAGATCGGCGCCCCGAAGAACGGTGCCCGCGCGGCCTCGTCGGTCAGCGCGTCGTCCCAGCTGTAGAGCCCGTCGGCGCCCGGGGCCAGCCGGCGCAGCACGTGGAACAGCGACAGGAAGATCGGGATCTGCGGCAGGATGGGCAGGCACCCGGCGAGCGGGTTGACGTTCCGCTCCTTCTGGAGCTTCTGCATG
This window of the Geodermatophilus sp. DSM 44513 genome carries:
- the yidC gene encoding membrane protein insertase YidC: MLDWLYTAISWVMAQWHSLWSLVFDDPAAGTGLSGLAWALSIVFLVVTVRLILFPLFVKQVKSQRAMQELQPEIQRLRKEYGSDRQGFAVAMQKLQKERNVNPLAGCLPILPQIPIFLSLFHVLRRLAPGADGLYSWDDALTDEAARAPFFGAPISSSFVMSGAKEDAILAITGGYGPIRIVGFLLILVMSLTTYVTQKQIMSRSGPVEGQAAMVQKLLLYVMPLSLFVSGFFFPIGVLLYWFTNNLWTLGQQFFILRKMPPPGSDAAKAKGLKDGTLKPPVDPKTLAPKPGAKPVRPKAGRTAAPASTVDPSGDATAGTNGGATAGTGGDTTAGTPTDGPADAPAPSGATAASANGASPAARAANGRPRGTAGRGSPGPANRGKRKRR